A genome region from Engraulis encrasicolus isolate BLACKSEA-1 chromosome 6, IST_EnEncr_1.0, whole genome shotgun sequence includes the following:
- the LOC134450736 gene encoding regulator of nonsense transcripts 1-like isoform X1, producing the protein MSVEAYGPSSQTLTFLDTEETELLGADTQGSEYEFTDFTLPSQTQTQGQTQSQLDNQVNGPDEVLQNGPLDDSVAKTSQLLAELNFEEDEEDAYYTKDLPVHACSYCGIHDPACVVYCNTSKKWFCNGRGNTSGSHIVNHLVRAKCKEVTLHKDGPLGETVLECYNCGCRNVFLLGFIPAKADSVVVLLCRQPCASQSSLKDINWDSSQWQPLIQDRCFLSWLVKIPSEQEQLRARQIAAQQINKLEELWKDNPTATLEDLEKPGVDEEPQHVLLRYEDAYQYQNIFGPLVKLEADYDKKLKESQVATLIDTQTQDNITVRWDLGLNKKRIAYFSLPKTDSGDMRLMQGDEICLRYKGDLAPLWKGIGHVIKVPDNYGDEIAIELRSSVGAPVEVAHNFQVDFVWKSTSFDRMQSALKTFAVDETSVSGYIYHKLLGHEVEDVIIKCQLPKRFTAQGLPDLNHSQVYAVKTVLQRPLSLIQGPPGTGKTVTSATIVYHLARQGNGPVLVCAPSNIAVDQLTEKIHMSGLKVVRLCAKSREAIDSPVSFLALHNQIRNMDSMPELQKLQQLKDETGELSSADEKRYRALKRTAERELLMNADVICGTCVGAGDPRLAKMQFRSILIDESTQATEPECMVPVVLGAKQLILVGDHCQLGPVVMCKKAAKAGLSQSLFERLVVLGIRPIRLQVQYRMHPALSAFPSNIFYEGSLQNGVTAADRVKKGFDFQWPQTDKPMFFYVTQGQEEIASSGTSYLNRTEASNVEKITTRLLKAGAKPDQIGVITPYEGQRSYLVQYMQFSGSLHTKLYQEVEIASVDAFQGREKDFIILSCVRANEHQGIGFLNDPRRLNVALTRARYGVIIVGNPKALSKQPLWNHLLNYYKEQKVLVEGPLNNLRESLMQFSKPRKLVNTINPGARFMTTAMYDAREALVPGSAYDRSNSGRPSNMYFQTHDQIGMIGAGPNHMAAMNIPIPFNLMMPPMPPPGYMGQAGSPNAGRGGPNKGRMSRGGRQKGRGAGNQAGPGQGNMGNSQASQDGASQPFSQGPLTQGYISMSQPSQMSQPGLSQPELSQDSYLGDEFKSQIDVALSQDSTYQGERAYQHGVPGLSQY; encoded by the exons ATGAGCGTGGAAGCGTATGGGCCGAGTTCTCAGACTCTAACCTTCCTGGATACCGAGGAAACGGAGTTGCTCGGAGCTGATACCCAAGGCTCCGAATACGAATTCACTGATTTTACACTGCCcagtcaaacacagacacaaggcCAGACCCAGAGCCAGTTGGATAACCAG GTAAATGGCCCAGATGAAGTTTTGCAAAACGGACCACTTGATGATTCTGTTGCTAAAACTAGTCAGCTTTTAGCGGAACTTAATTtcgaagaagatgaagaggatgcCTATTACACCAAAGACCTACCGGTCCATGCTTGCAG CTATTGTGGCATCCATGATCCAGCATGTGTGGTCTACTGCAACACCAGCAAGAAGTGGTTCTGCAACGGCCGCGGCAACACCTCTGGAAG CCACATTGTGAATCACCTGGTGAGAGCCAAGTGCAAGGAGGTGACTCTCCACAAGGATGGCCCCCTGGGCGAGACAGTGTTGGAGTGCTACAACTGCGGCTGCCGCAACGTCTTCCTCCTGGGTTTCATCCCCGCCAAGGCAGACTCTGTGGTCGTGTTGCTGTGCAG GCAGCCATGTGCGAGTCAGAGCAGCCTGAAGGACATCAACTGGGACAGCTCTCAGTGGCAGCCGCTCATCCAGGACCGCTGCTTCCTGTCCTGGCTGGTGAAGATCCCCTCCGAGCAGGAGCAGCTCCGCGCACGCCAGATCGCTGCCCAGCAGATCAACAAGCTCGAGGAACTGTGGAag GACAACCCCACGGCGACCCTGGAGGACCTAGAGAAGCCGGGCGTGGACGAGGAGCCGCAGCACGTCCTGCTCCGCTACGAGGACGCCTACCAGTACCAGAACATCTTTGGACCTCTGGTCAAGCTGGAGGCCGACTACGACAAGAAGCTCAAAGAGTCTCAG gtggcAACCCTAATCGATACCCAG aCCCAAGACAATATAACTGTCAGGTGGGACCTGGGCCTGAATAAAAAGCGGATTGCTTATTTCTCGCTACCGAAGACGGACTCAGGTG ATATGAGGCTGATGCAGGGCGATGAGATCTGTCTCCGCTACAAAGGGGACCTGGCTCCTCTCTGGAAGGGCATCGGACACGTCATCAAAGTTCCCGACA ATTACGGTGATGAGATCGCCATCGAGTTGAGAAGCAGCGTAGGAGCACCAGTGGAAGTGGCCCACAACTTCCAGGTTGATTTTGTGTGGAAGTCGACCTCATTTGATCG AATGCAAAGCGCCCTGAAGACTTTTGCTGTGGATGAGACCTCTGTGTCTGGGTACATCTACCACAAGCTCCTGGGCCACGAAGTGGAGGACGTCATCATCAAGTGCCAGCTCCCCAAGCGCTTCACTGCCCAGGGCCTTCCCGACCTCAATCACTCTCAG gTGTATGCGGTGAAGACTGTTCTCCAGCGTCCTCTGAGCCTCATCCAGGGCCCCCCAGGGACAGGCAAGACGGTCACCTCGGCAACCATAGTCTACCACCTGGCCCGTCAGGGCAATGG ACCCGTGCTGGTGTGTGCTCCCAGTAACATTGCGGTGGACCAGCTGACGGAGAAGATCCACATGTCTGGGCTGAAGGTAGTGCGGCTGTGTGCCAAGAGCAGGGAGGCCATCGACTCCCCCGTCTCCTTCCTGGCCCTCCACAACCAGATACGCAACATGGACAG catgcCAGAGCTGCAGAAGCTTCAGCAGCTGAAGGACGAGACTGGAGAGCTGTCTTCTGCTGATGAGAAGCGCTACCGGGCCCTCAAGCGCACCGCCGAGAGGGAGCTGCTGATG AACGCTGATGTGATCTGCGGCACGTGTGTGGGGGCTGGAGACCCGCGGCTGGCTAAGATGCAGTTCCGCTCCATCCTGATCGACGAGAGCACCCAGGCCACGGAGCCCGAGTGCATGGTGCCTGTCGTGCTGGGGGCCAAGCAG CTGATCCTCGTGGGTGACCACTGCCAGCTGGGCCCGGTGGTGATGTGTAAGAAGGCTGCCAAGGCTGGCCTGTCCCAGTCCCTGTTTGAGCGCCTGGTGGTTCTGGGTATCCGGCCCATTCGGCTGCAGGTGCAGTACCGTATGCACCCCGCGCTCAGCGCCTTCCCCTCCAACATCTTCTACGAGGGATCGCTGCAGAACGGAGTCACCGCAG CTGATCGTGTGAAGAAAGGCTTTGACTTCCAGTGGCCTCAGACGGACAAGCCTATGTTCTTCTACGTCACCCAGGGCCAGGAGGAGATAGCCAGCTCTGGTACTTCGTACCTCAACAG GACTGAGGCGTCCAATGTGGAGAAGATCACCACTCGTCTGCTGAAGGCGGGAGCCAAGCCGGACCAGATCGGGGTCATCACGCCCTACGAGGGCCAGAGGTCCTACCTGGTGCAGTACATGCAGTTCAGCGGATCCCTGCACACCAAACTCTACCAG GAGGTGGAGATAGCCAGCGTGGACGCCTTCCAGGGCAGAGAGAAGGACTTCATCATCCTGTCCTGCGTGAGGGCCAACGAGCACCAGGGAATTGGCTTCCTCAACGACCCGCGACGACTCAACGTCGCCCTCACCAGAGCCAG GTATGGCGTGATCATCGTGGGCAACCCGAAGGCTCTGTCCAAACAGCCGCTGTGGAACCACCTGCTGAACTACTACAAGGAGCAGAAGGTGCTGGTGGAAGGACCCCTCAACAACCTGCGCGAGAGCCTGATGCAGTTCAGCAAGCCGCGCAAGCTCGTCAACACCATCAACCCC GGAGCGAGATTCATGACCACTGCCATGTATGACGCCAGGGAGGCCTTGGTGCCTGGATCTGCCTACGACCGCAGCAACTCTG GTCGTCCCTCCAACATGTACTTCCAGACCCATGACCAGATTGGCATGATCGGTGCGGGCCCCAACCACATGGCAGCCATGAACATCCCCATCCCCTTCAACCTGATGATGCCCCCCATGCCCCCGCCCGGGTACATGGGCCAGGCCGGCAGCCCCAACGCTG GTCGCGGAGGCCCCAACAAGGGCCGGATGAGCCGCGGCGGCCGCCAGAAGGGGCGTGGCGCTGGCAACCAGGCGGGTCCCGGCCAGGGCAACATGGGCAACAGCCAGGCCAGCCAGGACGGGGCCTCCCAGCCCTTCTCCCAGGGGCCCCTGACCCAGGGATACATCTCCATGAGCCAGCCCTCGCAGATGAGCCAGCCCGGCCTCTCCCAGCCAGAGCTCTCACAG GACAGCTACCTGGGCGACGAGTTCAAGTCTCAGATCGATGTGGCGCTGTCTCAGGACTCCACATACCAGGGGGAGCGTGCCTACCAGCATGGAGTGCCTGGACTGTCGCAGTATTAA
- the LOC134450736 gene encoding regulator of nonsense transcripts 1-like isoform X4, protein MSVEAYGPSSQTLTFLDTEETELLGADTQGSEYEFTDFTLPSQTQTQGQTQSQLDNQVNGPDEVLQNGPLDDSVAKTSQLLAELNFEEDEEDAYYTKDLPVHACSYCGIHDPACVVYCNTSKKWFCNGRGNTSGSHIVNHLVRAKCKEVTLHKDGPLGETVLECYNCGCRNVFLLGFIPAKADSVVVLLCRQPCASQSSLKDINWDSSQWQPLIQDRCFLSWLVKIPSEQEQLRARQIAAQQINKLEELWKDNPTATLEDLEKPGVDEEPQHVLLRYEDAYQYQNIFGPLVKLEADYDKKLKESQTQDNITVRWDLGLNKKRIAYFSLPKTDSDMRLMQGDEICLRYKGDLAPLWKGIGHVIKVPDNYGDEIAIELRSSVGAPVEVAHNFQVDFVWKSTSFDRMQSALKTFAVDETSVSGYIYHKLLGHEVEDVIIKCQLPKRFTAQGLPDLNHSQVYAVKTVLQRPLSLIQGPPGTGKTVTSATIVYHLARQGNGPVLVCAPSNIAVDQLTEKIHMSGLKVVRLCAKSREAIDSPVSFLALHNQIRNMDSMPELQKLQQLKDETGELSSADEKRYRALKRTAERELLMNADVICGTCVGAGDPRLAKMQFRSILIDESTQATEPECMVPVVLGAKQLILVGDHCQLGPVVMCKKAAKAGLSQSLFERLVVLGIRPIRLQVQYRMHPALSAFPSNIFYEGSLQNGVTAADRVKKGFDFQWPQTDKPMFFYVTQGQEEIASSGTSYLNRTEASNVEKITTRLLKAGAKPDQIGVITPYEGQRSYLVQYMQFSGSLHTKLYQEVEIASVDAFQGREKDFIILSCVRANEHQGIGFLNDPRRLNVALTRARYGVIIVGNPKALSKQPLWNHLLNYYKEQKVLVEGPLNNLRESLMQFSKPRKLVNTINPGARFMTTAMYDAREALVPGSAYDRSNSGRPSNMYFQTHDQIGMIGAGPNHMAAMNIPIPFNLMMPPMPPPGYMGQAGSPNAGRGGPNKGRMSRGGRQKGRGAGNQAGPGQGNMGNSQASQDGASQPFSQGPLTQGYISMSQPSQMSQPGLSQPELSQDSYLGDEFKSQIDVALSQDSTYQGERAYQHGVPGLSQY, encoded by the exons ATGAGCGTGGAAGCGTATGGGCCGAGTTCTCAGACTCTAACCTTCCTGGATACCGAGGAAACGGAGTTGCTCGGAGCTGATACCCAAGGCTCCGAATACGAATTCACTGATTTTACACTGCCcagtcaaacacagacacaaggcCAGACCCAGAGCCAGTTGGATAACCAG GTAAATGGCCCAGATGAAGTTTTGCAAAACGGACCACTTGATGATTCTGTTGCTAAAACTAGTCAGCTTTTAGCGGAACTTAATTtcgaagaagatgaagaggatgcCTATTACACCAAAGACCTACCGGTCCATGCTTGCAG CTATTGTGGCATCCATGATCCAGCATGTGTGGTCTACTGCAACACCAGCAAGAAGTGGTTCTGCAACGGCCGCGGCAACACCTCTGGAAG CCACATTGTGAATCACCTGGTGAGAGCCAAGTGCAAGGAGGTGACTCTCCACAAGGATGGCCCCCTGGGCGAGACAGTGTTGGAGTGCTACAACTGCGGCTGCCGCAACGTCTTCCTCCTGGGTTTCATCCCCGCCAAGGCAGACTCTGTGGTCGTGTTGCTGTGCAG GCAGCCATGTGCGAGTCAGAGCAGCCTGAAGGACATCAACTGGGACAGCTCTCAGTGGCAGCCGCTCATCCAGGACCGCTGCTTCCTGTCCTGGCTGGTGAAGATCCCCTCCGAGCAGGAGCAGCTCCGCGCACGCCAGATCGCTGCCCAGCAGATCAACAAGCTCGAGGAACTGTGGAag GACAACCCCACGGCGACCCTGGAGGACCTAGAGAAGCCGGGCGTGGACGAGGAGCCGCAGCACGTCCTGCTCCGCTACGAGGACGCCTACCAGTACCAGAACATCTTTGGACCTCTGGTCAAGCTGGAGGCCGACTACGACAAGAAGCTCAAAGAGTCTCAG aCCCAAGACAATATAACTGTCAGGTGGGACCTGGGCCTGAATAAAAAGCGGATTGCTTATTTCTCGCTACCGAAGACGGACTCAG ATATGAGGCTGATGCAGGGCGATGAGATCTGTCTCCGCTACAAAGGGGACCTGGCTCCTCTCTGGAAGGGCATCGGACACGTCATCAAAGTTCCCGACA ATTACGGTGATGAGATCGCCATCGAGTTGAGAAGCAGCGTAGGAGCACCAGTGGAAGTGGCCCACAACTTCCAGGTTGATTTTGTGTGGAAGTCGACCTCATTTGATCG AATGCAAAGCGCCCTGAAGACTTTTGCTGTGGATGAGACCTCTGTGTCTGGGTACATCTACCACAAGCTCCTGGGCCACGAAGTGGAGGACGTCATCATCAAGTGCCAGCTCCCCAAGCGCTTCACTGCCCAGGGCCTTCCCGACCTCAATCACTCTCAG gTGTATGCGGTGAAGACTGTTCTCCAGCGTCCTCTGAGCCTCATCCAGGGCCCCCCAGGGACAGGCAAGACGGTCACCTCGGCAACCATAGTCTACCACCTGGCCCGTCAGGGCAATGG ACCCGTGCTGGTGTGTGCTCCCAGTAACATTGCGGTGGACCAGCTGACGGAGAAGATCCACATGTCTGGGCTGAAGGTAGTGCGGCTGTGTGCCAAGAGCAGGGAGGCCATCGACTCCCCCGTCTCCTTCCTGGCCCTCCACAACCAGATACGCAACATGGACAG catgcCAGAGCTGCAGAAGCTTCAGCAGCTGAAGGACGAGACTGGAGAGCTGTCTTCTGCTGATGAGAAGCGCTACCGGGCCCTCAAGCGCACCGCCGAGAGGGAGCTGCTGATG AACGCTGATGTGATCTGCGGCACGTGTGTGGGGGCTGGAGACCCGCGGCTGGCTAAGATGCAGTTCCGCTCCATCCTGATCGACGAGAGCACCCAGGCCACGGAGCCCGAGTGCATGGTGCCTGTCGTGCTGGGGGCCAAGCAG CTGATCCTCGTGGGTGACCACTGCCAGCTGGGCCCGGTGGTGATGTGTAAGAAGGCTGCCAAGGCTGGCCTGTCCCAGTCCCTGTTTGAGCGCCTGGTGGTTCTGGGTATCCGGCCCATTCGGCTGCAGGTGCAGTACCGTATGCACCCCGCGCTCAGCGCCTTCCCCTCCAACATCTTCTACGAGGGATCGCTGCAGAACGGAGTCACCGCAG CTGATCGTGTGAAGAAAGGCTTTGACTTCCAGTGGCCTCAGACGGACAAGCCTATGTTCTTCTACGTCACCCAGGGCCAGGAGGAGATAGCCAGCTCTGGTACTTCGTACCTCAACAG GACTGAGGCGTCCAATGTGGAGAAGATCACCACTCGTCTGCTGAAGGCGGGAGCCAAGCCGGACCAGATCGGGGTCATCACGCCCTACGAGGGCCAGAGGTCCTACCTGGTGCAGTACATGCAGTTCAGCGGATCCCTGCACACCAAACTCTACCAG GAGGTGGAGATAGCCAGCGTGGACGCCTTCCAGGGCAGAGAGAAGGACTTCATCATCCTGTCCTGCGTGAGGGCCAACGAGCACCAGGGAATTGGCTTCCTCAACGACCCGCGACGACTCAACGTCGCCCTCACCAGAGCCAG GTATGGCGTGATCATCGTGGGCAACCCGAAGGCTCTGTCCAAACAGCCGCTGTGGAACCACCTGCTGAACTACTACAAGGAGCAGAAGGTGCTGGTGGAAGGACCCCTCAACAACCTGCGCGAGAGCCTGATGCAGTTCAGCAAGCCGCGCAAGCTCGTCAACACCATCAACCCC GGAGCGAGATTCATGACCACTGCCATGTATGACGCCAGGGAGGCCTTGGTGCCTGGATCTGCCTACGACCGCAGCAACTCTG GTCGTCCCTCCAACATGTACTTCCAGACCCATGACCAGATTGGCATGATCGGTGCGGGCCCCAACCACATGGCAGCCATGAACATCCCCATCCCCTTCAACCTGATGATGCCCCCCATGCCCCCGCCCGGGTACATGGGCCAGGCCGGCAGCCCCAACGCTG GTCGCGGAGGCCCCAACAAGGGCCGGATGAGCCGCGGCGGCCGCCAGAAGGGGCGTGGCGCTGGCAACCAGGCGGGTCCCGGCCAGGGCAACATGGGCAACAGCCAGGCCAGCCAGGACGGGGCCTCCCAGCCCTTCTCCCAGGGGCCCCTGACCCAGGGATACATCTCCATGAGCCAGCCCTCGCAGATGAGCCAGCCCGGCCTCTCCCAGCCAGAGCTCTCACAG GACAGCTACCTGGGCGACGAGTTCAAGTCTCAGATCGATGTGGCGCTGTCTCAGGACTCCACATACCAGGGGGAGCGTGCCTACCAGCATGGAGTGCCTGGACTGTCGCAGTATTAA
- the LOC134450736 gene encoding regulator of nonsense transcripts 1-like isoform X2: MSVEAYGPSSQTLTFLDTEETELLGADTQGSEYEFTDFTLPSQTQTQGQTQSQLDNQVNGPDEVLQNGPLDDSVAKTSQLLAELNFEEDEEDAYYTKDLPVHACSYCGIHDPACVVYCNTSKKWFCNGRGNTSGSHIVNHLVRAKCKEVTLHKDGPLGETVLECYNCGCRNVFLLGFIPAKADSVVVLLCRQPCASQSSLKDINWDSSQWQPLIQDRCFLSWLVKIPSEQEQLRARQIAAQQINKLEELWKDNPTATLEDLEKPGVDEEPQHVLLRYEDAYQYQNIFGPLVKLEADYDKKLKESQVATLIDTQTQDNITVRWDLGLNKKRIAYFSLPKTDSDMRLMQGDEICLRYKGDLAPLWKGIGHVIKVPDNYGDEIAIELRSSVGAPVEVAHNFQVDFVWKSTSFDRMQSALKTFAVDETSVSGYIYHKLLGHEVEDVIIKCQLPKRFTAQGLPDLNHSQVYAVKTVLQRPLSLIQGPPGTGKTVTSATIVYHLARQGNGPVLVCAPSNIAVDQLTEKIHMSGLKVVRLCAKSREAIDSPVSFLALHNQIRNMDSMPELQKLQQLKDETGELSSADEKRYRALKRTAERELLMNADVICGTCVGAGDPRLAKMQFRSILIDESTQATEPECMVPVVLGAKQLILVGDHCQLGPVVMCKKAAKAGLSQSLFERLVVLGIRPIRLQVQYRMHPALSAFPSNIFYEGSLQNGVTAADRVKKGFDFQWPQTDKPMFFYVTQGQEEIASSGTSYLNRTEASNVEKITTRLLKAGAKPDQIGVITPYEGQRSYLVQYMQFSGSLHTKLYQEVEIASVDAFQGREKDFIILSCVRANEHQGIGFLNDPRRLNVALTRARYGVIIVGNPKALSKQPLWNHLLNYYKEQKVLVEGPLNNLRESLMQFSKPRKLVNTINPGARFMTTAMYDAREALVPGSAYDRSNSGRPSNMYFQTHDQIGMIGAGPNHMAAMNIPIPFNLMMPPMPPPGYMGQAGSPNAGRGGPNKGRMSRGGRQKGRGAGNQAGPGQGNMGNSQASQDGASQPFSQGPLTQGYISMSQPSQMSQPGLSQPELSQDSYLGDEFKSQIDVALSQDSTYQGERAYQHGVPGLSQY; encoded by the exons ATGAGCGTGGAAGCGTATGGGCCGAGTTCTCAGACTCTAACCTTCCTGGATACCGAGGAAACGGAGTTGCTCGGAGCTGATACCCAAGGCTCCGAATACGAATTCACTGATTTTACACTGCCcagtcaaacacagacacaaggcCAGACCCAGAGCCAGTTGGATAACCAG GTAAATGGCCCAGATGAAGTTTTGCAAAACGGACCACTTGATGATTCTGTTGCTAAAACTAGTCAGCTTTTAGCGGAACTTAATTtcgaagaagatgaagaggatgcCTATTACACCAAAGACCTACCGGTCCATGCTTGCAG CTATTGTGGCATCCATGATCCAGCATGTGTGGTCTACTGCAACACCAGCAAGAAGTGGTTCTGCAACGGCCGCGGCAACACCTCTGGAAG CCACATTGTGAATCACCTGGTGAGAGCCAAGTGCAAGGAGGTGACTCTCCACAAGGATGGCCCCCTGGGCGAGACAGTGTTGGAGTGCTACAACTGCGGCTGCCGCAACGTCTTCCTCCTGGGTTTCATCCCCGCCAAGGCAGACTCTGTGGTCGTGTTGCTGTGCAG GCAGCCATGTGCGAGTCAGAGCAGCCTGAAGGACATCAACTGGGACAGCTCTCAGTGGCAGCCGCTCATCCAGGACCGCTGCTTCCTGTCCTGGCTGGTGAAGATCCCCTCCGAGCAGGAGCAGCTCCGCGCACGCCAGATCGCTGCCCAGCAGATCAACAAGCTCGAGGAACTGTGGAag GACAACCCCACGGCGACCCTGGAGGACCTAGAGAAGCCGGGCGTGGACGAGGAGCCGCAGCACGTCCTGCTCCGCTACGAGGACGCCTACCAGTACCAGAACATCTTTGGACCTCTGGTCAAGCTGGAGGCCGACTACGACAAGAAGCTCAAAGAGTCTCAG gtggcAACCCTAATCGATACCCAG aCCCAAGACAATATAACTGTCAGGTGGGACCTGGGCCTGAATAAAAAGCGGATTGCTTATTTCTCGCTACCGAAGACGGACTCAG ATATGAGGCTGATGCAGGGCGATGAGATCTGTCTCCGCTACAAAGGGGACCTGGCTCCTCTCTGGAAGGGCATCGGACACGTCATCAAAGTTCCCGACA ATTACGGTGATGAGATCGCCATCGAGTTGAGAAGCAGCGTAGGAGCACCAGTGGAAGTGGCCCACAACTTCCAGGTTGATTTTGTGTGGAAGTCGACCTCATTTGATCG AATGCAAAGCGCCCTGAAGACTTTTGCTGTGGATGAGACCTCTGTGTCTGGGTACATCTACCACAAGCTCCTGGGCCACGAAGTGGAGGACGTCATCATCAAGTGCCAGCTCCCCAAGCGCTTCACTGCCCAGGGCCTTCCCGACCTCAATCACTCTCAG gTGTATGCGGTGAAGACTGTTCTCCAGCGTCCTCTGAGCCTCATCCAGGGCCCCCCAGGGACAGGCAAGACGGTCACCTCGGCAACCATAGTCTACCACCTGGCCCGTCAGGGCAATGG ACCCGTGCTGGTGTGTGCTCCCAGTAACATTGCGGTGGACCAGCTGACGGAGAAGATCCACATGTCTGGGCTGAAGGTAGTGCGGCTGTGTGCCAAGAGCAGGGAGGCCATCGACTCCCCCGTCTCCTTCCTGGCCCTCCACAACCAGATACGCAACATGGACAG catgcCAGAGCTGCAGAAGCTTCAGCAGCTGAAGGACGAGACTGGAGAGCTGTCTTCTGCTGATGAGAAGCGCTACCGGGCCCTCAAGCGCACCGCCGAGAGGGAGCTGCTGATG AACGCTGATGTGATCTGCGGCACGTGTGTGGGGGCTGGAGACCCGCGGCTGGCTAAGATGCAGTTCCGCTCCATCCTGATCGACGAGAGCACCCAGGCCACGGAGCCCGAGTGCATGGTGCCTGTCGTGCTGGGGGCCAAGCAG CTGATCCTCGTGGGTGACCACTGCCAGCTGGGCCCGGTGGTGATGTGTAAGAAGGCTGCCAAGGCTGGCCTGTCCCAGTCCCTGTTTGAGCGCCTGGTGGTTCTGGGTATCCGGCCCATTCGGCTGCAGGTGCAGTACCGTATGCACCCCGCGCTCAGCGCCTTCCCCTCCAACATCTTCTACGAGGGATCGCTGCAGAACGGAGTCACCGCAG CTGATCGTGTGAAGAAAGGCTTTGACTTCCAGTGGCCTCAGACGGACAAGCCTATGTTCTTCTACGTCACCCAGGGCCAGGAGGAGATAGCCAGCTCTGGTACTTCGTACCTCAACAG GACTGAGGCGTCCAATGTGGAGAAGATCACCACTCGTCTGCTGAAGGCGGGAGCCAAGCCGGACCAGATCGGGGTCATCACGCCCTACGAGGGCCAGAGGTCCTACCTGGTGCAGTACATGCAGTTCAGCGGATCCCTGCACACCAAACTCTACCAG GAGGTGGAGATAGCCAGCGTGGACGCCTTCCAGGGCAGAGAGAAGGACTTCATCATCCTGTCCTGCGTGAGGGCCAACGAGCACCAGGGAATTGGCTTCCTCAACGACCCGCGACGACTCAACGTCGCCCTCACCAGAGCCAG GTATGGCGTGATCATCGTGGGCAACCCGAAGGCTCTGTCCAAACAGCCGCTGTGGAACCACCTGCTGAACTACTACAAGGAGCAGAAGGTGCTGGTGGAAGGACCCCTCAACAACCTGCGCGAGAGCCTGATGCAGTTCAGCAAGCCGCGCAAGCTCGTCAACACCATCAACCCC GGAGCGAGATTCATGACCACTGCCATGTATGACGCCAGGGAGGCCTTGGTGCCTGGATCTGCCTACGACCGCAGCAACTCTG GTCGTCCCTCCAACATGTACTTCCAGACCCATGACCAGATTGGCATGATCGGTGCGGGCCCCAACCACATGGCAGCCATGAACATCCCCATCCCCTTCAACCTGATGATGCCCCCCATGCCCCCGCCCGGGTACATGGGCCAGGCCGGCAGCCCCAACGCTG GTCGCGGAGGCCCCAACAAGGGCCGGATGAGCCGCGGCGGCCGCCAGAAGGGGCGTGGCGCTGGCAACCAGGCGGGTCCCGGCCAGGGCAACATGGGCAACAGCCAGGCCAGCCAGGACGGGGCCTCCCAGCCCTTCTCCCAGGGGCCCCTGACCCAGGGATACATCTCCATGAGCCAGCCCTCGCAGATGAGCCAGCCCGGCCTCTCCCAGCCAGAGCTCTCACAG GACAGCTACCTGGGCGACGAGTTCAAGTCTCAGATCGATGTGGCGCTGTCTCAGGACTCCACATACCAGGGGGAGCGTGCCTACCAGCATGGAGTGCCTGGACTGTCGCAGTATTAA